In one Methylobacterium sp. SyP6R genomic region, the following are encoded:
- a CDS encoding glycosyltransferase, whose protein sequence is MSRILIAVTHLLGAGHLTRAASLARAFAEAGHTVTLVSGGMPVALPRLDGIRLVQLPPVRITGTAFTALLDPEGTPVTPERLAARRQTLLAAVAEAAPDAVITELYPFGRRVLAPEFETLVAVVLAASPRPLLLASIRDILATPSRRDRIAATHARLEAYDAVLVHGDPAFLPLDASWPVEATVAARLRYTGYVDEAETVPAPGGPRSGIVVSGGSSAAGLPLQEAAVAAAHLTPALSWRILVGRAVPEPAFAALAAAAPANAVVERARPDFRALLSRAALSVSQAGYNTVLDLLHGGCPALLVPFEAGQETEQRRRAETLAAHGLARVLPESELTAERLAQAVLAAPLRATDHAIARDGARRSVAIVEGMLAGVDADVQRGRMTLFPSPLWGGVRGGGGAGGTAMLYPAPPPPLAPPHKGEGKVPFLATNLDLNPLIDALARATDEGRTTLLWWRDDDAVAHTPALDRLLALAARTGWPMALAAVPARAAPSLAARLADEARVDLLVHGLAHANHAPIEAKTAEFGPHRPLAALKADAAEALLLATARLGPRLLPVLVPPWNRIAPAFPEVLPALGYRGLSAASPLPPVPGLVQADAAIDPIAWRAGGGLADPAWVIARAARAVAEGGPVGLLTHHLVQDDATWEFCERLLDRLATHVAIDRASRISRAATLFAPPPSPVSQTDPIFP, encoded by the coding sequence ATGAGCCGGATCCTGATCGCCGTCACCCACCTCCTCGGGGCCGGGCACCTCACCCGGGCGGCGTCCCTGGCGCGGGCCTTCGCGGAGGCCGGCCACACCGTGACGCTCGTCTCCGGCGGCATGCCGGTAGCGCTGCCGCGCCTCGACGGCATCCGCCTGGTGCAGCTGCCGCCGGTGCGGATCACCGGCACCGCCTTCACGGCGCTCCTCGACCCGGAGGGCACGCCGGTGACACCGGAGCGCCTGGCGGCCCGCCGCCAGACCCTGCTCGCCGCCGTCGCGGAGGCCGCGCCGGACGCGGTCATCACCGAACTCTACCCGTTCGGCCGCCGGGTGCTGGCGCCGGAATTCGAGACCCTGGTCGCGGTCGTGCTGGCGGCCTCGCCGCGCCCCCTGTTGCTGGCCTCGATCCGTGACATCCTGGCGACCCCGAGCCGGCGTGACCGGATCGCCGCCACCCATGCCCGCCTCGAGGCTTACGACGCCGTTCTGGTCCACGGCGATCCGGCCTTCCTGCCGCTGGACGCCTCCTGGCCGGTCGAGGCGACGGTGGCGGCGCGCTTGCGCTATACCGGCTACGTCGACGAGGCCGAGACCGTCCCGGCGCCGGGCGGTCCCCGCTCCGGCATCGTGGTCTCCGGCGGCTCCAGCGCCGCCGGGCTGCCGCTGCAGGAGGCGGCGGTCGCGGCCGCACACCTCACCCCCGCCCTGTCCTGGCGCATCCTCGTCGGCCGTGCGGTGCCCGAGCCCGCCTTCGCGGCACTGGCGGCGGCCGCGCCCGCGAACGCGGTCGTCGAACGGGCGCGGCCCGATTTCCGCGCCCTGCTGTCGCGGGCCGCCCTCTCGGTCAGCCAGGCCGGCTACAACACGGTGCTAGATCTCCTGCACGGGGGCTGCCCGGCCCTGCTGGTGCCGTTCGAGGCCGGCCAGGAGACCGAGCAGCGCCGGCGCGCCGAGACCCTGGCGGCCCACGGCCTCGCGCGGGTGCTGCCGGAGAGCGAGCTGACGGCGGAACGCCTGGCGCAGGCGGTCCTGGCCGCACCCCTGCGGGCCACGGACCACGCTATCGCCCGCGACGGGGCGCGGCGGAGCGTGGCGATCGTCGAGGGGATGCTGGCTGGCGTCGATGCAGATGTCCAACGTGGCCGGATGACACTCTTCCCCTCCCCCTTGTGGGGAGGGGTCAGGGGTGGGGGTGGTGCAGGAGGCACCGCAATGCTCTATCCGGCACCACCCCCACCCCTAGCCCCTCCCCACAAGGGGGAGGGGAAAGTGCCCTTCCTTGCCACCAATCTCGACTTGAATCCGTTGATCGACGCCCTCGCCCGCGCCACGGACGAAGGCCGAACCACCCTTCTCTGGTGGCGCGACGACGACGCGGTCGCCCACACCCCCGCCCTCGACCGCCTGCTCGCGCTCGCCGCCCGGACCGGCTGGCCGATGGCGCTCGCGGCGGTGCCGGCCCGGGCCGCGCCGTCGCTGGCGGCGCGTCTCGCCGACGAGGCCCGGGTCGATCTCCTGGTCCACGGCCTCGCCCATGCCAACCACGCCCCGATCGAGGCCAAGACGGCGGAGTTCGGCCCGCATCGCCCCCTCGCCGCGCTGAAGGCCGACGCGGCGGAAGCCCTGCTCCTCGCGACAGCCCGCCTCGGCCCCCGCCTGCTGCCGGTGCTGGTCCCGCCCTGGAACCGCATCGCCCCCGCCTTCCCCGAGGTCCTGCCGGCTCTCGGGTACCGCGGCCTCTCGGCGGCCAGCCCCCTGCCCCCGGTGCCCGGGCTCGTGCAGGCCGACGCCGCGATCGATCCGATCGCCTGGCGCGCCGGTGGCGGGCTGGCCGACCCGGCCTGGGTGATCGCCCGCGCCGCCCGGGCGGTGGCGGAGGGCGGCCCGGTCGGGCTCCTCACCCACCATCTGGTGCAGGACGACGCGACCTGGGAGTTCTGCGAACGCCTCCTCGACCGTCTCGCGACTCATGTTGCGATAGATCGGGCTTCGCGAATATCGCGGGCCGCCACTTTGTTTGCGCCCCCGCCGTCGCCCGTGTCACAAACGGACCCTATCTTCCCTTGA
- a CDS encoding ABC transporter ATP-binding protein, which yields MTAPLLSIRDLTVDFTTDTGSFRAVDGLSLDVPAGRTVALVGESGSGKSVTAQAILQILPKVARITGGGIRLQDPSGPAGGTDIAMLKADSARMQALRGGRIAMIFQEPMTSLSPLHTVGDQVTEALRLHADVSADQAKARAVEVFDRVGFPDPKRALVTYPFELSGGLRQRAMIAMALITKPALLIADEPTTALDVTTQAQILELMRELQAETGMAMLLITHDLGVVANMADDVVVMYRGRVMEAGSREEIFRRPGHPYLKALMRAVPRFHMAPGERLTPIREVKSAVLARKAGEPHRPDPAGPLLAIEGVRKSFTLRSGWFKGKTRTINAVNGVSLSLHPGRTLGLVGESGCGKTTLSKVVMRALRPDAGTVTFDDGSGRGPRDVFALKDRELKDFRRAVQFVFQDPFSSLNPRMTVYELLTEPLRIHGVGSSDERYERTKELLDMVGLDQSSLRRYPHAFSGGQRQRLGIARALALKPRVLLCDEPVSALDVSVQAQVLNLLKDLQASLGVSYLFVSHNLAVVDYIADTIAVMCRGYIVEEAPKEALFKNPAHPYTRALLAAVPEPDLDHPLDLKLLMSDRFSDPASWPEPYRLTGGAAGTMTEIEPGHCVRVAGQVLRQAA from the coding sequence ATGACGGCACCGCTCCTGTCGATCCGCGACCTCACGGTCGATTTCACCACCGATACCGGCTCGTTCCGGGCGGTGGACGGCCTGTCCCTCGACGTGCCGGCGGGCCGCACCGTGGCCCTCGTCGGCGAGTCGGGCTCGGGCAAGTCGGTCACCGCTCAGGCCATCCTGCAGATCCTGCCCAAGGTCGCCCGGATCACCGGCGGCGGCATACGCCTCCAGGACCCGTCCGGTCCCGCCGGCGGCACCGACATCGCGATGCTGAAGGCCGATTCCGCCCGGATGCAAGCCTTGCGCGGCGGGCGGATCGCGATGATCTTCCAGGAGCCGATGACCTCGCTGTCGCCGCTCCACACGGTCGGCGATCAGGTCACCGAGGCCCTGCGGCTGCATGCCGACGTCTCGGCCGACCAGGCCAAGGCTCGAGCGGTCGAGGTGTTCGACCGTGTCGGATTCCCCGATCCGAAGCGGGCGCTCGTCACCTACCCGTTCGAGTTGTCGGGGGGGCTGCGCCAGCGCGCGATGATCGCCATGGCGCTGATCACCAAGCCCGCCCTCCTCATCGCCGACGAGCCGACGACCGCCCTCGACGTGACCACCCAGGCCCAGATCCTGGAACTGATGCGCGAGCTGCAGGCCGAGACCGGCATGGCGATGCTGCTCATCACCCATGATCTCGGGGTGGTGGCCAACATGGCCGACGACGTGGTGGTGATGTATCGCGGCCGGGTGATGGAGGCGGGCTCGCGCGAAGAGATCTTCCGCCGTCCCGGCCACCCCTACCTGAAGGCGCTGATGCGGGCGGTGCCGCGCTTCCACATGGCGCCCGGCGAGCGCCTGACCCCGATCCGCGAGGTGAAGAGCGCGGTGCTCGCCCGCAAGGCCGGCGAGCCGCATCGGCCCGATCCGGCCGGGCCGCTTCTCGCCATCGAGGGGGTGCGCAAGTCCTTCACCCTGCGCTCGGGCTGGTTCAAGGGAAAGACCCGCACGATCAACGCCGTCAACGGCGTCTCCTTGAGCCTGCATCCGGGCCGGACTCTGGGCCTCGTCGGCGAGTCGGGCTGCGGCAAGACCACCCTCTCGAAGGTGGTGATGCGGGCTTTGCGCCCCGATGCCGGCACCGTCACCTTCGACGACGGGTCGGGCCGCGGGCCTCGCGACGTCTTCGCCCTCAAGGACCGGGAGCTGAAGGATTTCCGCCGCGCGGTGCAGTTCGTGTTCCAGGACCCGTTCTCGTCGCTCAACCCGCGGATGACGGTCTACGAACTGCTGACCGAGCCCCTGCGCATCCACGGCGTCGGCAGCTCGGACGAGCGCTACGAGCGGACCAAGGAACTCCTGGACATGGTCGGGCTCGACCAGTCTTCGCTGCGCCGCTACCCGCACGCCTTCTCGGGCGGCCAGCGCCAGCGCCTCGGCATCGCCCGGGCACTGGCCCTCAAGCCCCGGGTCTTGCTCTGCGACGAGCCGGTCTCGGCCCTCGACGTCTCGGTCCAGGCCCAAGTTCTCAACCTGCTGAAGGACCTCCAGGCGAGCCTCGGCGTGTCCTACCTGTTCGTCTCGCACAACCTCGCGGTGGTCGACTACATCGCCGACACCATCGCCGTCATGTGCCGGGGCTACATCGTGGAGGAGGCGCCGAAGGAGGCGCTCTTCAAGAACCCCGCCCATCCCTACACGAGGGCGCTTCTGGCCGCCGTGCCCGAACCCGATCTCGACCACCCCCTCGACCTGAAGCTGCTGATGAGCGACCGCTTCTCCGATCCGGCGAGCTGGCCCGAGCCCTACCGCCTCACCG